The Heptranchias perlo isolate sHepPer1 chromosome 18, sHepPer1.hap1, whole genome shotgun sequence genomic interval TCGAGTAGTGTTCACTCTTGATTTCAGCACAGTGAAGATGCGGGAAAGCGAAGAGCATaaataacaatcaggagcaggaacccgagTTGAATTTTTCCCCTCTTCAGCCTGGGAGACTGAGGCCAATTCGGAGCTTAGAAGAAAGTTTAGAGGGACAATGACTGCAGTAATActgataaaatagagagagagatacggaccTCAAGGAAGAGCAGGCCAAGGCCTACACCGGCAATCAGAAACAGATTCTGATGTCCCCAGTTGACGATTTTGTCCAAACATCCATCAGTGTAGATTTGTTTCCGGGCTGTCCAAGCTTTCAGTGACTGAGTCTCATACCCACACATGGTGTTCAGTACCTGTGGGGGGGTGAAAGCACGACTGATTCACTCATGTGTTCCTTGTCTCCTATTAAAGAATTGTAAAATGGAATGTAGTTCATTCCATGAAAAAAGGTTGTCACAAAAGGTCAGAGTGTCTTGTGTGAGCTCCATGATGGTCTAGCAAATAAAAGCCCCACCCCATACAGCACCGAGCCAGAAGGATACAGGCTCAGTAGCTGCTGTGTGCGGAGTTAGTTGATCTTAAGCTGTGTAGTTGAGATGTTATAGTTGGCTTGGAGTGGCCGGACAATTCTGTGGGGCAGCCTCGGACAATTCTGTGGGGTGGGTTCATTGAACTACACTCCGTGCATGTCCTTCCCATGTGCAGGAAGGAATGAgctaatcaccagataatctgtttttaggtattggttgagggataaatattggccagcacaccagagagaactcaccttctcttcaaatagtgccattggatttttTTATGTCTACTGCGAGGGCAGAGGGAGCctcagcttaacgtctcatccgaaagacaacacctccaacaatgcagcattcccttagtactgcactgggagtgtccacatagattatatgctcaagtctctggagtggcgtttgaactcatgaccttctgactcagaggcgagagtgctaccactgagccatggctcccggtgtcctggccaatgtttatccctcaaccagcacttagaaaaaccagattatttggtcattatctcattgctgttggtgggatcttgttgtgcacaaataggctgctgcgttttccacattacaacaatgactacacttcaaaagtacttcatgggctgtatagcgctttgggatgtcttgaggtcgtgaaaggcactatagaaatgcaagtctttcttgcttCTTCTTTCTTTCGTATCTTGCAGGGACTCCATAGTGAGCTGCACTCATTAATTGGGCTGGGAAGGCTCTTGGTTTCCTTGTGgagcactcctggcccacaaggaaccataaaaatattttaaaaacttaccatactctgcctcttctggccctggttcctgttcccgGCAGGTTTGGCCTGATGGAGAAGCCACCACTGCTCCTTGCTCAGGCttcaggttaaaatagcagtcaggcaccgatgacatcattggagcctgatctgcatatttaaaaaggTGGGGTCCtggccgcctgcaatttaaaattacagTCGGCCAAATCGAGGCAGAATGGAGTGGGTAAGTTGCCTGCTCCATTTTAATTGGCCCCTCACACAATTTCTGCCGAGCGAGGGCTTAAATCTGCCCCCAATAATTGAGCTGCTTTTCTGTGAGGAAAGGGCACGTGGGCTAAGTCCTGGAGTACATTAAATAGCAATGAGTCAATGCcatgagtagagcaggaaaaaagtgaggaggaacataggaacatagacaggagtaggccattcagcccttcgagcctattccaccactcAATTAGATTACAACTGATCTGTACCttcactccatttacctgccttagctccatgtttcttgatacccttacctaacaaaaatttgtcgatctcagtcttgacctGAGCTCCAATTGTTTCTttgtatctactctattgaaCACCTCGATAGATCAccactcaaccttctaaactcaagggaacacaagccaagtttatgcaacctgtcctcataatttaacccttttagccccggtatcattctggtgaatctgtgctgcaccccctccaaggccaatatatccttcctgagctgcggtgcccagaactgaacgcagtctccagatggggtctgactgcGGCTCTGTACAACAGAAGcacaacttcctcccctttgtagtccagcctcttgagataaaggcctacATTCCATTAGGGTTATTGATTACTTTATATACCTGGGCATGATCAGCTCTTGCCCAGCAATTTTGCATGAAAATTGATTCTAAATTCCTCTTCTTCACATCCCTGCCTCCTAAAACATTCTCAGTGCTGAAAAAGAAAGTAAACCTTTCCTTGCCCAGTAATGTGAATACAAGGCAGCTCATGCTCACCTCTTCAGTGTCCATGACACAGCAGGAAAATGGCACCCCACACCTTTCGAGACTGGGGTTGGTATCCGCACAGCTGAAGTACACATTCTTGGACCAGTCTTTGTAACTCGACACTCCACAACATTTGAACTGAAGGAAAGGTATAAGGTCACACTCGTAATTGTTCAGCAGCCTAATCTCTGGGAGAAGACTGACactcatttttacattttttgtcaATTTGATGCTTATTAAGATGTGTTAGTGCTAGGAAATACTGTCCATTTCAGGCAGTCactatcagcatcaagcactcccacatcAGGTTAGATGCAGGGCACTGGAAGTATCGAGCACTTCCAGTCCAGGTACAGGATGGGGTAGGTACAGTCAAACCCTCCATGTTGCCCCAACAACGTACcacagccccaacctcagaaaagcaccaatgtgacattttccaATGTCTCAcgccagccatcctgtggcctctctggGTGAGATTGTCTGGTTagtttgtgctgtgggcccataGCTAGGGAATTGAATTGAGACTCGCTTTACATATAACCCTtacagcctgaaaacagggagACCTTCATCCCATCAGACTGAGCTAGATTTGATCCTTGGTCCATGAAGTAAAATACCAGCATCAAACAtttccccttctccccaccccacctagttTCTTTTAAACCAGACCATCAATTATCTGTGCAGTGCTTTTGTGGTTATTTTAGTGAGGGATAACAAGGTAAAAATGAGTTACCCATTAACAACCAAAGAAGCTCATTTTCTAGTATCAAGAATCTAGAGTGGGTCGAGTACCCACTGTATGGGTCACTGGGAAAGGTACTCAGTTAGTGGAGTTCTGTTTtctaattttgtattttaaatttgTAGAGAAGAATTTAAAAGAGGAGTTTCATGGGGAGGGGTAATAGGACGCAGAGTCACAAGGTTCCGTGTATTTGATGCTTAATCAGAAACCCGAATTTGACAAAAACTTGATAAAAACGTCTGGGAGGAGTACTCCTCTCATATAAACAAATAACTTCAATCCAGGCACCAAAGGAAAAGGTCAAGGCCGCTGTCAAATACGACTTTATGTTTGAATTCTATCTGAGATCGAAGGCTTCATTTAAATCATTGAAACCAGAATGGGGCGGGGAGGAGAAACCAAACGACTCTCATTGTCTGAAGAGAAAGTGTCACATTTACAGGATCCTATTGAAAACCAAAGCCAATTATTAAGCAGCAGACTGTGACCAAAGCTTCCTTCACCGACACAGAAGAATTGATACCTTTTTCTGGATGTAATCAATGAGATTCTGCAGGTCCAGGTCATCCCTATACCTGATCATTCCTTTCTCCAGTAACGCCACGCTCTTCCTTTCAACCTTAAATGAATGAAAAATAATTTAGAAACAGTTTGAGCTTTGCAATGTTATTGTTGGCGACATCCCTGAATGCTATCAGACAAGTGGAAGGCCGGATGGTTCATCCACATTGGAAAACTAGATAATGCCATCGGATGGACCAGCATTCCCGTTCCTGAATGTTTCAAAAGACCACGGCTTCAACTTTCTGAGCGCCTGCCAGTGCCAAGGAACCTCATCCATCGCCAGTCCATGCCAGAGAATCGTGGGCACTCTGAAATCAATGGGAAGCTAGTCCAGGCCAGGAGCTCACCACAGATATTAAATTCAtggagtctgacaacacagaagcaggtcATTCATCCCACATGCCTGTGCTGGTGCACAATAACCCTGAGCCGTGGAGAGCTCGCTCCTTCTAGATTCTCCTATTCCCCTGCACCAATGTCACTCACTCTGACCAGCACagaaaaagacaaaaataaataaatatccaATTTACCTTTTCGGAGAATATGAAGCCAAGCATGGCACCTATTACCTGCAGCaacaggatgagcaggaggatcCACATGAACTGCCAATAAAGACACAAGTTTTGGTGTATGCAGTGCAGACGAGCAAGGTGCAAACAGAAACAGAGTGCAAACCTACTGTTAAACCTGGTAGAACCATCTCCTTATTTAAACGGTCAACATTACTGGCTAATATTCTCCTGAACCAATCTTAAGCTCTCGCCTTGAATGTACAGGGACTGATGTTGTGGAGTTTTGCTTAAATATTTATGCAAAACTTTCCATCGAGAGATTAGTGATGCACTCACATTATGAGAGTGTGTTTTAGAAATCGCAGTCCCACTGCTGGGAGTACCCTCGCCCACCCGGTCGCTGGGAGTACTCTCACCCACCCGGTTGCTGGGAGTACCCTCACCCACCCGGTCGCTGGGAGTACCCTCGCCCACCCGGTCGCTGGGAGTACCCTCGCCCACCCGGTCGCTGGGAGTACCCTCGCCCACCCGGTCGCTGGGAGTACCCTCGCCCACCCGGTCGCTGGGAGTACCCTCGCCCACCCGGTCGCTGGGAGTACCCTCGCCCACCCGGTCGCTGGGAGTACCCTCGCCCACCCGGTCGCTGGGAGTACCCTCGCCCACCCGGTCGCTGGGAGTACCCTCGCCCACCCGGTCGCTGGGAGTACCCTCGCCCACCCGGTCGCTGGGAGTACCCTCGCCCACCCGGTCGCTGGGAGTACCCTCGCCCACCCGGTCGCTGGGAGTACCCTCGCCCACCCGGTCGCTGGGAGTACCCTCGCCCACCCGGTCGCTGGGGGCACACATCAGAAATTCATCGCAATTGGGAGTTTGTAACATTAGCCCGTAAAACGTTAGCAATGGGTGTGGGTTTCTGCATCTCAATGATGCTCAGCTTATTTACTGTAAGTCTGGAGTTAAGACCTGAGCTCACTCTGAAGCACAGGAATCAGTTTGGGTCCTGACCTGGACTTAGCCTACATTTACACTACAGGGATAAATCTGTAAGGCTGCTTTCCCGGCGTGGGGCCTTGCTAGTAACAAGCGGAGGTCCAGCATCATAGCCTTCACCTTCGCCTCCACACCCGCTGGACAACTTCAGGGTGCCAACCCTCCCGGGATTGTCCATAAGTCTCCCGGAGTTGAGGGTTACTCCCCGGTTTGCTAGCAATAAGTACGTTGTATATGGTGTGCCTTCCTCAGCCTAATCTAGAGCTCCTCCTAGGTGCTCTCCCAGTGGGAGGAGTAAGCCTGGTGGCCAGCAGCTGGCCGCCTCGTGGGATAGAGGAGTCTTCCAACTCTTCGTGTTGGGTCACGAGATGGCAACTGGCCGTGCCCAATCTGATGCCCCGGTGATGCCTGGCTCTGCACGGAATCTGGCACCTTCTTCATCATTTGAAGGGGCTAGCCAGTTAGTTTGGACGCCGCTGCTGAGCACTCCCTTGTGCTTCTGATAGGGCGGCACGGGGCAGGATGCACTGGGCACAGAGGAAACCAGACAGACATCACCTTCAGATTGGTAGATGGACCTACACAAGGCATCTTAAGTCATGCCAACCACTTTGATGCTCATGGCCTGTTTGGCCCTTGGAATATGATACTCCTGTTGAACACATGGAAATGCTGGAGTCCAATGTTctggtcctggacaatatttattaacatcactaaaatcagtATCTCTGGCCATCATCTCACTGCTGATTGTGGGTGCTTACTGCGTGCAGATTGGCTGACAcgttttcctgcattacaactttgttttaaaagtacttcatttaagtaactaaaggattgattaagaaagggaagatagattatgaaaataaattagcaaaaaatataaaaacagatagcaagagtttctatagttatataaaaagaacaagggtggctaaggcaaacgtaggtcccttagaggatgagaccgggaaattaatggtgggaaacatggagatggcaaaaatgctgaacaaatattttgtttcagtctttacggcagaggacactaagaatatcccaacactggacaaacaggggactctgggggggaggagctaaatacgattaaaatcactaaggaattggtactcagtaaattaatgggactcaaggcggataaatcccctggacctgatggcttacatcctagggtcttgagggaagtggcagtagggattgtggatgctttggtaataattctccaaaattctctggactcggcaaaggtcccggcagattggaaaactgctaatgtaacatccttatttaaaaagggtagtaggcagaaggctggaaattatagaccagttagcctaacatctgtggtgggtaaaattttggagtctattattaaggagacagtagcggaacatttggataaacataatttaataggacaaagtcagcatggctttatgaaggggaagtcatatctgacaaatttgcttgagttctttgaggacataatgtacagggtggataaaggggaaccagtggatgtagtgtatttagacttccagaaggcattcgacaaggtgccacataaaagattattgctcaagataaagaatcactggattgggggtaatattctggcatgggtggaggattggttatctaacaggaagcagagagttgggataaatggttcattctcggactggcaaccagtagccagtggtgttccgcaggggtcggtgctgggtctccaactctttacaatctatattaacgatttggaggaggggaccgagtgtaacatatcaaagtttgcggatgatacaaagatgggagggaaagtggagagtgaggaggacataaaaaacctacaaggggatatagacaggctgggtgagtgggcggagatttggcagatgcaatacaatattggaaaatgtgaggttatgcactttggcaggaaaaatcagagagcaagttattatcttaatggcgagaaactggaaagtactgcagtacaaagggatctgggggtcctagtgcaagaaaatcaaaaagttagtatgcaggtgcagcaggtgatcaagaaggccaacggaatgttggcttttattgctagggggatagaatataaaaacagggaggtattgctgcagttatataaggtattggtgagaccgcacctggaatactgcatacagttttggtgtccatacttaagaaaagacatacttgcgctcgaggcagtacaaagaaggttcactcggctaatcccgggggtgtatatgaggagaggttgagtagattgggactctactcattggagttcagaagttcagaagaatgagaggcgatcttattgaaacatataagattgtgaaggggcttgattgggtggatgcggtaaggatgttcccaaggatgtgtgaaactagaactagggggcataatcttagaataaggggctgctctttcaaaactgagatgaggagaaacttcttcactcagagggtagtaggtctgtggaatttgctgccccaggaagctgtggaagctacatcattaaataaatttaaaacagaaatagacagtttcctagaagtaaagggaattaggggttacggggagcgggcaggaaattggacatgaatttagatttgaggttatgttcttatgttcttattggttgtaaagtactttgggatgtcctgaggtcatgaaaggcgttatataaatgcaagtctttctttctttttctttctacagTTATTGTTTCTGGATGACGATATGCCAGGTTTCTTTATGAGGTCATCACGAAGCTATTATGCAAAACTCTTATGATGGCACAGAGAAGGCATTATTCAAATGAGGTGAATTTAGAAACAATTTACATTACTTCCCACCTATGGTAGAAATTAAATGAACAGAAGTAAGACACACTTCAgacctttataaatgcaagtttgttcttttctttTGCAGTGGGTGAGATGAGTTATCAAGTACTCACTATTCTCAGCAGGATCTGAATATCACGCAGTGCCCCAGCACAGCCCAGAAAAGTAATACAGAATATTAAACATCCAACAATGATCAGTATTAATGCAGGATCCGCCGTCAGTGAATCCATAGCACCTGAAAGGCAAATGGAAGAACCTCAGAGATAGCTGTATCTCAAAACAAGATCTGATACTGTACCACAGTTACTCACTAAACTTAGAAAAACAACTTGAATTTGcattgcacctttaacgtagaaaatatcccatggtgcttcacagatgGGCAtagaaaatggacaccaagccagaaagggagaggttaggagatgcGATGGAAAGCTTAGTTGAAGAGACGGGACccgagaaggtttttaaaggtggtCGAGAGTCACAGAGGTTGATGGAGATCTTCAGAGGGCCAAGGAAACTGAGGGCTCTGCCACCaaaggtggggtgaagggaatgggGGTGCATCGAAGGCTGGCAACAGAAAAACAGAGCATTTAGGAGGGGTTATAGGCATGGCGGAGATCGCAGAGATAGATTGGGGCCAGGTCATGGAACCAACATCAGGGCTAGTACCTACCAAACATTGGAGCTAGTAACCACAACCAACATCTGGGCTAgtaacctcaaccaacatctgggCTAGTAACCACACCCAACATCTGGTACCCACAATCAGACTAGTACTCACACCCAACATTCGGGCTAGTACCCTCACCTAACATCAGGCTagtaccctcacccaacaccagGCTAGTACCCGCAGCCAACATCTGGGATAGTACCCACACCTAACATCAGGCTAGTACACACACCCAACATCTGGGCTAGTACCCACACCTAACATCAGGCTAGTACACACACCCAACATCTGGGCTAGTACCCACACCCCACATCTGGGCTAGTACCCACATCCAACATCAGGCTCgtatcctcacccaacatcaggctagtaccctcacccaacatctgGGCTAGTGCCCACACCCAACATCAGGGCTAGTACCCAAATCCAACATCAGGCTCGTACCCTCTCCCAACATCTGGGCTAGAACCCAAAACCCAACATCTGGGCTAGAACCCAAACCCAACATCAGGCTAGTACCCACACCCAACATCAGGCTGGCACCCACACCCAACACCTGGTTTAGTACCCACACACAACAACTAGGCTCGTACCCACACCCAACATCAAGCTAGTACCCTAGCTCAACATCAACAACAGTACCCTCGCCCAACATCAGGCTAGTATCCACACCCTACATCAGGCTAGTACCCACACCCAACATCAGGGCTAGTACCCACACCCAACACCAGGGATAGTACCCTCGCCCAACATCAGGGATAGTACCCTTGCCCAACATCAGGCTAGTACCCACACCCAACATCAGGCCATTACCCACATCCAACATCAGGCTAGTACACACACTCAACATCAGGGCTGGTACCCACACCAA includes:
- the LOC137334474 gene encoding tetraspanin-33-like; this encodes MRTNRLIKYTLFTFCYVFWYELETLQRIREGEEYLDSLLQPSGTPRREVQDQNGVGVTDSVEKKGNPGEIENEDLQKLILSNSCLGVSGMLSSSSAKLAHFLPMEHQAVASGLMLTVGIYAKTAVEGGAMDSLTADPALILIIVGCLIFCITFLGCAGALRDIQILLRIFMWILLLILLLQVIGAMLGFIFSEKVERKSVALLEKGMIRYRDDLDLQNLIDYIQKKFKCCGVSSYKDWSKNVYFSCADTNPSLERCGVPFSCCVMDTEEVLNTMCGYETQSLKAWTARKQIYTDGCLDKIVNWGHQNLFLIAGVGLGLLFLEILMISLTVALLNQIHSIKKRIVRRATAN